A window of the Gossypium arboreum isolate Shixiya-1 chromosome 2, ASM2569848v2, whole genome shotgun sequence genome harbors these coding sequences:
- the LOC108466838 gene encoding uncharacterized protein LOC108466838, with protein sequence MTKFRKLNRPTGHRMSMLRTMVSQLVKHERIETTVAKAKEIRRLADNMVQLGKEGSLFAARRAAAFVRGDDVIHKLFTELAYRYKDRAGGYTRLLRTRIRVGDAAPMAYIEFIDRENELRQSKPPTPQPPQRPSLDPWTRSRLSRQFAPPKEEKSSESNI encoded by the exons ATGACGAAGTTCAGGAAGCTTAATCGACCCACTGGTCATCGCATGTCCATGCTCAG AACAATGGTTTCCCAGTTGGTAAAGCACGAGCGCATTGAAACTACTGTTGCCAAG GCAAAGGAGATTCGGCGACTTGCTGATAACATGGTACAGCTTGGGAAAGAG GGTTCACTTTTTGCGGCAAGGCGTGCTGCTGCTTTTGTCCGAGGAGATGATGTCATTCACAAGCTATTTACAGAACTGGCATATCGATACAA AGACAGGGCAGGTGGATATACAAGACTGCTTCGAACTCGCATCCGAGTTGGTGATGCTGCACCAATGGCCTATATAGA GTTCATTGATAGAGAAAATGAGCTTAGACAGTCGAAGCCACCTACTCCTCAGCCACCACAAAGACCTTCTCTGGATCCTTGGACAAGATCCCGGCTTAGCAGGCAGTTTGCACCCCCTAAAGAGGAGAAAAGCTCTGAATCTAATATATGA
- the LOC108464127 gene encoding uncharacterized protein LOC108464127, which translates to MPKSKRNKIVSLSKTKKKGKEHKESIVNAIREAAEDYNSIYVFSFENMRNLKFKEFREKLKPTSRFFLGSNKVMQVALGRSVSDEIRPGLYKVSKLLRGDAGLFLTNMPRDEVDSCFNKFEENDFARTGTIATEKVELLEGPLDQFTHEMEPFLRKQGMPVRLNKGVVELVSDFVVCEEGKPLSPESARILRLLGIKMATFRLNLICRWSPEDFELYKEGLDESDVECA; encoded by the exons ATGCCGAAGTCCAAGCGTAACAAAATAG TTTCATTATCAAAGACAAAGAAGAAGGGTAAAGAACATAAAGAATCAATTGTGAATGCCATAAGGGAAGCTGCGGAAGATTACAATTCCATCTATGTTTTCTCTTTCGAGAACATGAGAAATCTTAAATTCAAAGAGTTTAGAGAGAAGCTCAAACCTACCAGCag ATTTTTCCTTGGTTCGAATAAAGTTATGCAAGTTGCACTAGGCCGTTCTGTTTCTGATGAGATTAGACCAGGTCTTTACAAAGTCTCTAAG CTTCTGCGTGGGGATGCCGGACTTTTTCTTACCAACATGCCCAGAGATGAAGTCGACAG CTGCTTTAATAAATTTGAAGAAAATGACTTTGCGAGGACAGGAACCATTGCAACTGAAAAG GTGGAACTTTTGGAAGGTCCTTTGGATCAGTTCACACATGAGATGGAGCCATTTTTGCGCAAGCAAGGCATGCCTGTTCGGTTGAACAAAG GTGTTGTAGAACTTGTTTCAGACTTTGTTGTCTGTGAGGAAGGAAAACCTTTGTCACCTGAGTCTGCTCGGATACTG CGCTTGTTGGGGATCAAGATGGCTACTTTCCGGCTAAACTTGATATGCAGATGGAGCCCTGAGGATTTCGAGCTTTATAAAGAAGGACTAGATGAATCGGACGTAGAATGTGCCTAA
- the LOC108466510 gene encoding partner of Y14 and mago-like, which produces MASNNVGGEEQLQKMAELSKTLKEGERILAPTRRPDGTLRKPIRIRAGYVPQEEVAIYQSKGALWKKEMASQVVPPGYDPPADAKPKTKSAKRNERKKEKRLQAALEKGKNLEEVSDDETKREDVPEEDLDGSKSVKSLTSQMSDLAFSSNPVSTSPPSNTVEASDAGAPVLDLDKKIRALKKKVRLAEAQQQKTPQQDMKPEQLEKLAKVEGWREELKFLEGQKAELAAL; this is translated from the exons ATGGCTAGCAATAATGTAGGAGGAGAAGAGCAATTGCAGAAGATGGCGGAATTGAGCAAAACCCTAAAAGAAGGAGAAAGAATTCTGGCGCCCACCCGAAGACCCGACGGCACCCTCCGCAAACCCATTCGTATTCGGGCCGGGTATGTTCCCCAAGAGGAAGTCGCCATTTACCAGTCTAAAGGTGCCCTG TGGAAAAAGGAGATGGCATCACAAGTAGTGCCTCCAGGTTATGATCCACCTGCAGATGCAAAACCAAAGACCAAGTCGGCAAAGAGAAATGAACGAAAGAAGGAGAAACGGCTACAA GCTGCTCTTGAAAAGGGTAAGAACTTGGAAGAAGTGTCAGATGACGAGACTAAAAGAGAGGATGTACCTGAGGAAGATTTAGATGGTTCAAAGTCTGTTAAATCATTGACATCTCAGATGAGTGATCTTGCTTTTTCCTCAAACCCTGTATCAACCTCGCCTCCCTCAAACACAGTGGAGGCCTCAGATGCTGGGGCACCAGTTCTAGATCTTGATAAAAAGATTCGAGCACTTAAAAAGAAG GTTCGGCTAGCAGAAGCTCAACAACAGAAAACACCACAGCAAGATATGAAGCCAGAACAGTTGGAAAAGTTGGCAAAAGTGGAAGGTTGGCGTGAGGAGCTAAAGTTTTTGGAGGGTCAAAAGGCTGAATTGGCTGCATTGTGA
- the LOC108467282 gene encoding uncharacterized protein LOC108467282, whose amino-acid sequence MDSAYLVSIFLLLSTALTTINASIHVYQNQLFNEVGNAYLLPGGSEGLAASRSSDNSVSDGRSFIRFENITFWRTQAAADEQSDKEHGTGLIQAVIFEAADRNNIGGSAYGGQRSICCTPDLAKLEGCKQGEVIRIPSSTDSKWPMVLNIYFGGNDLSTSMDNAKVPIMKTGMYNLFFIACDPKLKGTTMSGKTVWKNPDGYLPGRMAPLKKFYVYMMIAYLLLSAIWFSQYVRFWKDILLLQHCITAVIGLGLFEMILWYFDYSNFNGTGMRPVVITTWVVTVGAIRKTLSRLLMLSVSMGYGVVRPTLGGLTSKVLLLGATYFLASELLDITEYVGTINDISGRARLFLVLPDAFLDAFLILWIFTSLSKTLEQLQVKRISAKLDLYRKFSNALAVAVIASVAWITFEVYFKATDPFNERWQSAWIITAFWDILSFALLCVICYLWAPSQSSQRYAYSEDVKDEFDVEEAQSLTRGQSDGDVNLVKQERNNGNASVSDPEDDSEEDKRE is encoded by the exons ATGGATTCCGCATATCTAGTATCTATCTTCCTTCTATTATCAACCGCATTAACAACCATCAACGCTTCCATCCACGTTTACCAAAATCAACTCTTCAATGAAGTCGGAAATGCTTATCTTCTCCCTGGCGGCAGTGAAGGCCTCGCGGCTTCTCGTTCCTCCGACAACTCCGTTTCCGATGGCCGCTCTTTTATCCG atttGAGAATATCACATTCTGGAGGACTCAGGCTGCTGCAGATGAACAGTCCGACAAGGAACATGGTACCGGGTTGATACAAGCTGTGATTTTCGAGGCTGCTGATAGAAATAATATAGGTGGTTCAGCTTATGGTGGACAGAGATCGATATGTTGTACCCCTGATCTTGCTAAGCTGGAAGGGTGCAAGCAAGGCGAAGTCATTCGGATACCTTCCTCAACAGATAGTAAATGGCCTATGGTTCTGAACATATATTTTGGTGGGAACGACTTGTCAACAAGTATGGACAATGCTAAGGTCCCCATCATGAAAACGGGGATGTATAATTTGTTTTTCATAGCATGTGATCCGAAGCTAAAGGGAACAACAATGAGTGGGAAGACCGTGTGGAAGAATCCTGATGGTTATTTACCTGGGAGAATGGCACCATTGAAGAAGTTTTATGTTTACATGATGATTGCCTATTTGTTGCTTAGTGCCATTTGGTTCTCACAGTACGTGAGGTTTTGGAAAGATATCCTGCTACTTCAGCACTGTATCACTGCTGTCATTGGTCTCGGTTTGTTTGAAATGATATTGTGGTATTTCGACTATTCTAATTTTAACGGTACAGGAATGAGGCCTGTTGTAATTACAACTTGGGTTGTGACAGTTGGAGCAATAAGAAAAACACTTTCCCGACTTCTCATGCTTTCTGTTTCGATGGGTTATGGTGTTGTACGTCCAACTTTAGGTGGCCTTACTTCAAAGGTGCTTCTTCTTGGAGCTACTTATTTTCTGGCCTCTGAATTGCTGGACATTACTGAGTATGTAGGGACCATCAATGACATATCAGGAAGAGCAAGACTCTTCCTAGTCCTTCCCGATGCATTCCTGGATGCATTTTTGATATTGTGGATCTTTACATCTCTTTCAAAAACACTAGAGCAGTTACAG GTAAAGAGAATATCAGCAAAGTTGGACCTCTATAGGAAATTCTCAAATGCACTAGCTGTGGCAGTGATTGCTTCAGTCGCATGGATAACTTTTGAG GTATACTTCAAAGCAACAGATCCATTCAATGAGAGGTGGCAAAGTGCTTGGATCATCACAGCTTTCTGGGACATTCTTTCATTTGCACTGCTCTGTGTTATTTGCTACCTCTGGGCTCCATCTCAGAGCTCCCAAAG ATATGCATACTCGGAAGATGTCAAGGACGAATTTGATGTTGAAGAAGCTCAATCTCTAACAAGGGGGCAGTCTGATGGGGATGTCAATTTAGTCAAGCAAGagagaaataatggaaatgccAGTGTCTCTGATCCCGAAGACGACTCAGAAGAGGATAAGAGGGAGTAA